AGAATGTGTGCTGCTCTtattggggggggaggggcaCTCCTATTGCGTAAGTGCTTCATCAGAACTTTCCTAAAGGAGCCCCCAGGCTTGTTCTTTCCACCCCAATGGAATCTTGGAAAGCGATCAAGATCCACCAGGCAAGATCAGATCAGGTCCACCAGGATGCACTCCCCCAGCGCATCCTGGTGGGAGAGGCAGCTGGGCAGCGGCTCAGAGTGCCACGGACCACTCTCTGCCgagccctctccctccctttcccggAAGCAAGACCCACGGAGGAGCAGAGGCAGCCCGCTTGGTGCTGCCCAGAGGATCCACCTGCACAAACACAGAGACCCAACACAAGGGGAGCAggaacccacacacacacacccagatgcAAGATGCTACTTTATTACACAGAAGAATGTACAGACTTCTCCTATGCGCATGCTAGGAAAGGGGTGGGAaggattccagaagccatgcGCCCTCTTTCTTCCCTAACTTGTATCACCCAATCTTAACAATGGTTGGAGAAGCCTCTAATGGTTATGACAACAGCTGCGTCATTTTCATGGGCTACATTTCTGGGCAAGAAGTATGCACAGCCCCTTCTCATCAGCTACAGACAAGGGGAAGTTGATCCTGGTTTCTTCAAGCCATTTAATGACAAAGCCAGCCTGTCTTGCTGCCTCTTCCACCACCTCCTTCTCTAAGTAGAGGGCTGAGAACTTGCGTTGGCCAATCATGTAATAGTGCCCCTCAAGGGTTGTATGAAAGAGAAGGTGCCCCCCTGGTTTCACCAGGGAACTGATGTTCCTGAAGGCCATTCGGTAGGTGGGGATGTCTTTGCAAGCCCCATCCAAGCACAAAGTGGAGAGCAAACAATCCGCAGGAGGAAGAACGAGCGGAGCCAAAGGGTTGGGTTGGGTCACATCGCATTTCAGGAACTGCCTGACAGCTCTTCgcactttctcttccttctctggcCACTTTTCCCTGGGGGGAAGAGACAGGATGAATCTGACCTGCACGCCTCCACACCTGCGTCATCTCCACTGACCTGGGATTGCCCCTCTTTCCCTGGATTACGATAGGGCAGGCTTCCCCGGTCTGCTGCCTTTCAGAAACAGGACAGCCCTTCTGTGTGCAAGAAGTCTTTCTTGCCTGGATTCCAATATAGCCTGGGACTTGGGAGGCCCCaggcagtgtgtctcaaccttggcaactctaagatgtgtggacttcagttcccaaaattccccagccaacatgagaaacactggtctaaggttGTGTCCCCATGCAGCTGGGATGGCTCTGTCACCAACCTCTGTGTCTTGGCACTACCTCCCTCACAGATTGGGAGGGGGGGGGCTATAAATCATTTCAATAAATTAATAATGAGCCATGTGTGATATGTCCTCGTGCAAATTCCACAACTGCTGTCCTTGTGTCAAAGGTCAGGATGCAAATGCATGATGGCAGCCTCTGTGTAATGACGTCTCCACTCTGGCATCCTAGGATTGCTGTGGAAACAGTCAACTGACACGTTCAGTTAATTCACTCCTGAGCAGAAAATGGATTCCCACTGCCTTTCTCCAGTAGGAACTGGCAGGAGAAGGGCCACTCTCTTCCTCGATCAGGTAAGGGGTGAGACTCAGTCCACAGGCAGTGGACCAAGGGAGGAGGACGTGAAGGCACAGAGGGTTGAGTCGGCTGCAAACGTTCCTGAACATTGGCTACACATCTTTCTGAATCTGAACCAAGAAGAAACAGAGATGGAAGCCAATGGAGGGCtttggttagagcagtgtttctcaaccttggcaaatttcagATGAGGGGTCTTCAacccccttgctggctgggaaattctgggagttgaatccacaTCAGGAGAGAGAGCTTGGCAAGGGGAGGCCCAAAACAACATGGACCACTGAGAAGTGGATGACTCTGCAGATCCTGCTGGAGCACTGCAGAAGAATTAAAAACAGGGACAGTGTCTGGAACATCTGGCTCACAGCCTCCCATCTGCCCAAAAGAGGCAGTGGACTTGTTGCCACTTCATCCTTTGCTAGCAGAATGAGCCCAAGAGCCCTTTCTCCATCTTGGCAGCTGGCCATGCTTTCTGAAAGAGAGTCACCTATTTTTGTTCAGTATGGACTCTTCTGGTTTGCATAATAATTTTCCTGTTAGGCACATGATTACAAAatctctcctgctgccttttaaGCAATGGATAGATTAGCCAAAGAGGGCGTCAAAGGAAAAGGGAGGCTCTTCCTCAGCGTACCTGTCTCCCTCCAGCTCACAGACGTATTTCACAGTGGGGCTCCAGTCGAAAGCCCCCGGTTCCTTTTTCAGCCATCGCTGCATCTCCTCCCGGTTCTGGTCAGCGTAGTCGGTGGCTACGATCTCTCGGAAGGATTCACAGGCGGACAGGAACTGGTGGATGGTTGGGCCGCTGCCGATGTCAATCAGGGTGTCTCCCTTGATGCCATCTGGAGCCCATAAACCCAACCACAGAGTTTTTCAAGCTCAGCCTCCTTTGGGTCCTTAACATCAGCTGGACTGCATGTCCGGAAGGCAGCCCGTGCATGTTTTCCCCATCTCAGTGCCATCCCTTGCTGG
This genomic interval from Candoia aspera isolate rCanAsp1 chromosome 9, rCanAsp1.hap2, whole genome shotgun sequence contains the following:
- the LOC134502699 gene encoding nicotinamide N-methyltransferase-like, which translates into the protein MLGPRKEEPAAGRGVPGTMEEPFTEKDFYAEHLDPKDYLETYYKVSSLDEGVGLLLTFFLKGAHRAFILDGIKGDTLIDIGSGPTIHQFLSACESFREIVATDYADQNREEMQRWLKKEPGAFDWSPTVKYVCELEGDREKWPEKEEKVRRAVRQFLKCDVTQPNPLAPLVLPPADCLLSTLCLDGACKDIPTYRMAFRNISSLVKPGGHLLFHTTLEGHYYMIGQRKFSALYLEKEVVEEAARQAGFVIKWLEETRINFPLSVADEKGLCILLAQKCSP